In the genome of Caloranaerobacter ferrireducens, the window CTAACATCAATAAGAGGTTTTATTGAAACACTTAAAAGTGGTGCTGTAGAAGATAAAGAAATTAGAAATAAATTTTTAGATATAATCGATATTGAAACGTCACGGCTTACAAATCTTATAGAAGATTTGTTGTTGTTATCACAAATAGAAAATAGCAATGAAATGACTAAAAAAGATGTAATAGATGTTAATAGATCTATTGAAGAAGTAATACAGATACTAGGTGGATTAGCGAATAAAAAGGGAGTAAGCTTGATTGAAAAGGTAAATAGGAATTTACCAAACTTAAGTGGAAATAGAGGTTGGTTTAAACAAATGCTTATTAATTTAATAGATAACGGTATTAAATATACTCCTGAAGGAGGAACTGTTACTGTTACGGCATATAGCACTAAAAATAGACTTGTAATTAAGATATCTGATACAGGAATTGGTATAGATGAACAGCATCTTTCAAGACTTTTTGAGAGGTTTTACAGAGTGGATAAAGCTAGGTCTAGAAAGGTTGGAGGAACTGGACTTGGATTAGCGATTGTTAAGCATATTGTTTTAGCTTTTAAAGGTGAGATAAGTGTAAAAAGTAAAGTAAATATAGGTACTGAATTTATAGTATCTTTTCCGTTGGATAAATTATAATTTTGGATTATTTATTTAAATATAGGAGAATAATTACTTTATTCTTTACAGCAGACATAATATATTTATGTCTACTAAAAAATAAAGCATAGTTTCTAACATTTTTTTAGAGTTAGAAACTATGCTTTATTTGATTTTGGTATATTTTTCAACTTTGCATAATTAATCTTACAAAAGGAAAAAAATACTTGACATTCCATATATATATATAATCTATATTAGATAATACATTATTATCATTAAATAATTTTAATTTTTTTAATAATTGTAGAATTCTGTAACAAACTATTAAAAATTTTTTGAGGGAGGTGGTAAGGTTTTGATATGAATTAAAATTTTTGACACTACGATTCAAGACAAGATGCTGTAGATTATGCTTATCAATACTATGATGTTTATAATACGGCTGAATACCCAGATTTGAATGATTTAGGTGGAGATTGTGCTAACTTTGTTTCTCAAGCAATACATACGGGTGGAGTACCAATGGATGATGAAGGTTACCATACAATGATAATTACGGATTATGGATATAATTCTAGTAATAAAAGAGACTTTTTAATGACATATCATACTAATGATAGAAAAGACAAACCATTGTCTTGGGTTGTTGAGCAATTCATGGAGTCTGGTGGGGACTATAAAGTAAAGTTTTTTAAAGTAAATTAGTTATTCTCAAAGATAAGAGGTGGAATATGAAGTATGCAATTACTATAATATCTCTATTTATTGCTACTGTATTACTATATTTAGGTTTTGCTCTATCTTTTTTTATTATATCTTTGCATTCAAATAAAGAAGTCGTTAAAAATCCATTTACGTATTACTATATAGCAAAAGTGAAATCATCTGAATGGAAAGGGCTGGGGTCGGTAAATCACACATATTTCTTTGATAAATTCATAGAAGAAAAAAATAAAAAGGGTTGGAAGTATATCCCAGAAAAGAGACTTGGTCGATTATTAGTTTTTGAAAAAGATGGAAAAATCAAAGGGATATCATATCCAAGATTTATAGGTATTAAATGGTAATAATAGTTAGTCAAAAGTAACGTTTAGTTTGACACATGTCATACAGAAATAGAACAGGAGATAGCTACAATGAAACTATAAATTAACTTCAATAGTGGGAAATTACTATATTACTGCTGAAGGGAGACCTTCAGCTTTTTTTAAGGTTTTTTGTTAATAGTTGGGGGAGGCATTCTTTAGAACACTGTCCTTTATTTATATAGAAGGTTATTTTGATATGATAAATTATTACGATAAAAAATAAAGAGATATGTGCATAATCTTTCAAGATTTCTAAAGTCGAAGGCATTATGTGCATTACGTTTTAATATCTTAATTTTATTTTTATATCTTTCAATATATTCATTAGTGTAAGGAAGATCAAATAAATTAATTATTTCATTAAACTAATTAAAAAGAACATTAGCACAAGAAATATATTTTTTAATATTGTTATTTCTAGCTATGTTAGTCCAGTTTTTAAGAAGTATTCTAACTTCATCTGCTGGTTTAGATTGAGTAAATTTATAACGTTAAAAATTTTTTTCACAAAATTTCTTTTAAATTTAACAATTTAGTCATATTATTATGTACTTATTGAATGCTTCCTTTTCAAATGTTGTAGGTAATTATATTTTAACGGGCGTTTTGAATAAGTACATTATTTTTTTGAAAAAAATAATGTTGGAGTTTACCATCCCAACATTATTATAGAACCTTTAAAAAGAATAGTAAAAAAAAATAAGGGAAACCTAAATTATAGATTTAAACATAAAGCTTGAATTAATAAATTTAAAACAATAACATAAATTGAAGTTTAGATATATTTAGAAGGTGGTAAAATGTTCAATTATAGTCATATAATAATTCCTTCAATAATGTTAGGGATTTTATCAAGAATATCTATGCTTAGAGTTGATCATAGACAATATCCAAGTTATCCTCAAGGAGTGTTCTCACATCTTACTTTAGGTATTGTAGCAGCAGGATTAGGTTCAGTTGCTTTACCTGCATTATGGGAGAAAGAATACGCTGCAGTTACATTTTTAGCTTTAGCAGCTCAGCAGTTCAGGGATGTAAGGAATTTAGAACGTCAAAGTTTAGACAACATAGAACCTACTGAATTAGTGGCAAGAGGTACCGCGTATATTGAAGATATTGCAAAAGCTTTTGAAGCTAGGAACTATATGACTATGCTGACATCTCTTATAGTAAGCATAGTAATATTTTTACTTTTTAAAGTTGGTGTTTCAAGGACACAATCAATTATTATTGGAGTAATAATTGGTCTAATTTCTATATATTATTTTAACAAAGCAATAGCCAGACAAACAGTTGGAGATATCGCAGATGTAGTTCCTGCAGAAATCAAATTTAAAGGGCCATTATTAACAATTAATGATGTTGTAATAATGAATATTGGTTTGAAGGAATCAAGAAAAATATACGAAGAAAAAGGTATAGCTGTGGAAATTATTCCACATGATGAAAATGGAATTGCAACATTAGCTAATTTAGGACAAAGACAGGCTATTCAGCATAATGCAGCGGCTTTATTAGGCATAAGGAAAGATGTGGATGAACCTGATTTTACACCTATAGCTAGAAGAGACCCTGAGACAGGGAATATTGTTATGGCTATTGTGCCTATGGAACCAGATATAGAATGTTTAATAGAAGCTGTGAAAAGAACAGTTGTATTAGAAAGTGCAAAAAGAAAACCTTTAGCTTCTAAAGCTGGAAGAAAAGCAGCTGATTAAGGAGTGGGAAAGATGGATGTAGGATTTAAAGAAACGATTTTAGCAGTTGTAACAACTAGAAAAGATACAGTTATAGGTGATAATGTACCAGTTTTTTATGTAAAAGACGAGGAAGAAAGAGAGAAAATTGCTCTTTTACTATCGAAAATAACTTTGGGGATGGTACACGATTTGGAAAATGGAGCTTATGTAATTGTAAGGCATTAAGTATTATGACATTTTATAGAGCATTTATATATGTTATAATTAAAGATGTTGCTAAAAATTTTTTGATTATATATAATTAATTGGTGATATGACATAGGCAAGAATAATATAGGTATGATATAATATTAATACCTAGTACTAATAATAGGTAATTATAGAGGGGATATTATGGAAATTAAAAATACAAATAGACACACAAATATTATCGAAGCAATTGAAAGTGGTAGTATTGCAGAAGAGTTAGGAATTGAAAGTGGAGATGTGTTGATATCTGTAAATGGATATCCAATAACTGATATTTTAGATTACAAATATCAGATTTCTGATGATTATGTTGAAATGACAATACAAAAGAAAAATGGAGAAATATGGGAACTAGAAATTGAAAAAGATACTAATGAGGATATTGGCATAATATTTACAAATCCCTTAATTGATAAAGCTAAGAGTTGTAGAAATAAGTGTATATTTTGTTTTATAGACCAATTACCTAAAGGGATGAGAGATACTCTGTATTTTAAGGACGATGATTCGAGATTATCTTTTTTACAGGGTAATTTTATTACGCTTACAAATTTATCTGACGATGAGATTGATAGGATTATATTTTATAAGTTAAGTCCAATAAATATATCTGTTCATACAACAGACCCTGAATTAAGAGTAAAAATGTTAAACAATAAAAATGCTGGTAGATTATACAATATATTGCAAAGGTTTAGTGAAGCAAATATAGAAATGAATTGTCAGATTGTTTTATGTCCAGGAATTAATGATGGTATATATTTAGATAGGACATTGGAAGACTTGGCAGTTTTATATCCAAACGTTAAAAGTGTTGCAGTTGTGCCTGTGGGTGTAACAAAATATAGAAAAGGACTATTTAAATTAGAAACATATAACAAGTATACAGCTGAAAAATTGTTAGATTTCATTAATAAAAAACAAAAAGAATATCTTAAAAAATTAGGTTCAAGGTTTGTTTTTGCTGCTGATGAATTTTATGTCCTTGCAAAAAAGGAAATACCTTTATTTGATGAATATGAGGGTTTTCCACAGTTAGAGAATGGTGTAGGATTGATGAGATTATTTTTTGAAGAAGTATGTAAAGCTTTAGCTCAAATAGATAAAGATATGCAATTAAATAAAAAATTTACTATAGCAACAGGCATGTTAGCTTATCCTTTTATGAAAGATGTTGCTGATTTAGTTATGAGTAAATTTAGAGATCTTAATTTACAAGTTGAACCTATAGGTAATAATTTTTTTGGAGAAACAATAACTGTATCAGGGCTTATAACTGGGACCGATTTAATTGGACAACTTACTGGAAAAGATTTAGGGGATGGACTAATAATTCCAAAATCTATGTTGAAACGTGACGAAAATATTTTCTTAGATGATATTACTGTGGAAGAAGTAGAAAAAAGATTAAATGTAAAAGTGATTGTTTTGGATGTTGATGGATATGAGTTTGTAGATTTCTACAAAAAATATGCGAGGTGATGTATATGGCAAGACCGGTTGTAGCTATTGTAGGTAGACCAAATGTAGGAAAATCTACTCTTTTTAATAGAATAGCAGGTAGAAGGATAGCAATTGTAGAAGATAGACCTGGAGTTACTAGAGATAGAATTTATGCTGAAGCTGAATGGTTAAACAAGTATTTTACTTTGATTGATACAGGAGGAATTGAGCCTGATACAGAAGATATAATTTTATCACAAATGAGAAGGCAGGCACAAATAGCAATTGATACTGCAGACGTTATTTTGTTTGTTGTAGATGGAATAGAGGGATTAACATCTACTGATAGAGAAGTAGCTAATATGTTAAGAAAATCTAAGAAGAAGGTATTACTAGTTTGTAATAAAATTGATACACCTATGACTCCAGATACGATTTATGAATTTTATGAACTAGGATTAGGTGATCCTATAGCGATATCAGCTTCACAGGGATTAGGAATTGGAGATTTATTAGATGCAGTAATTGAGCATTTTCCAGAGGATAAAGATACAGAATATGAAGAAGGTGTAATTAAAGTTGCAGTAATAGGAAAACCGAATGCAGGAAAATCATCTTTGATAAATAAAATTTTAGGAGAAGAGAGAGTTATAGTAAGTGATATACCTGGTACAACTAGAGATGCAATAGATACACCATTTCAAGTGGGAGAAGATAAGTTTGTTTTTATAGATACAGCTGGTATCAGAAGAAGGAAAAAAATTAATGAGAATGTAGAAAAATATAGTGTGATTAGATCATTAACAGCGATTGAAAGAGCGGATGTTTGTTTATTAGTTATAGATTCATTAGAATCTGTTACTGAGCAAGATGCTAAAATAGCGGGATATGCTCATGAAAATGGAAAAGCTACTATTATTATTATGAACAAATGGGATCTTGTTGAAAAAGATGATAAAACTTATTTAAGATATGAAAAGGAAATTAGGGAACGATTATCATTTATGTCTTATGCCCCAATATTATTTATTTCAGCAAAAACAGGACAAAGAGTTAATAGAATAATTGATTTAATAAAGAAAGTTTCTAACAATCATTCTATGAGAATTAGCACTGGTGTATTAAATGATATCATTGGTGAAGCAGTACTTATGAACCAGCCACCATCAGACAAAGGGAGAAGATTAAAAATATACTATGGTACTCAGGTAGGAATAAAGCCTCCGAAATTTGTTATTTTTATTAATGACATAGAGTTAATGCATTTTTCTTATCAAAGATATTTAGAAAATCAAATAAGGCAGACATTTGGCTTTGAAGGAACGCCTATTCAATTAGAATTTAAAGAAAAGGGGGATTAGATGTATAAAATCTTATTAGTACTATTATTGAGTTATTTAATAGGGAATATAAATACAGCCTATTTAATAGGAAAAATATTTGAAAACAAAGATATTAGAAATTATGGAAGTGGGAATGCAGGAGCTACAAATGCTTTAAGAGTTTTTGGTGTAAAGATAGCAGCTATAACATTTTTATTTGATTTATTAAAAGCAGTGATAGCAGTAATTTTAGGTAAAATGATTTTAGGAGAAACAGGGATGTTTCTTTCTGGTGTGAGTGTAGTTGTAGGTCATAATTGGCCAGTCTTATTGAATTTTAAAGGTGGGAAAGGCATAGCGTCAACCATTGGTGTAATGTTAGTTGTTAACTATAAGATAGCAATTATTTGTGTAGCTATTGGTTTGATTATTGTTATAAGATCGAAATATGTTTCATTAGGTTCAGTAATAACAATGGCTTTATTACCTATTATAGGACTAATTATAAATAGACCTTTTAATTTAGACTTCTTAATCTTTACATTAATACTATCTGTTATGGCTATTTATAGACATAAAGAAAATATATCACGATTATTGAAAGGACAAGAAAGAAAGATAGGTCAAAGGGTTTAAATGAGGAGGAATAGTAATGGAAGTGACTATTGGCGTTTTAGGGGGAGGTAGCTGGGGTACGGCTTTAGCTTTATTACTTGCCAATAAAGGCTATCATGTTGACTTATGGGTAA includes:
- a CDS encoding YIEGIA family protein; translation: MFNYSHIIIPSIMLGILSRISMLRVDHRQYPSYPQGVFSHLTLGIVAAGLGSVALPALWEKEYAAVTFLALAAQQFRDVRNLERQSLDNIEPTELVARGTAYIEDIAKAFEARNYMTMLTSLIVSIVIFLLFKVGVSRTQSIIIGVIIGLISIYYFNKAIARQTVGDIADVVPAEIKFKGPLLTINDVVIMNIGLKESRKIYEEKGIAVEIIPHDENGIATLANLGQRQAIQHNAAALLGIRKDVDEPDFTPIARRDPETGNIVMAIVPMEPDIECLIEAVKRTVVLESAKRKPLASKAGRKAAD
- a CDS encoding capping complex subunit for YIEGIA; translated protein: MDVGFKETILAVVTTRKDTVIGDNVPVFYVKDEEEREKIALLLSKITLGMVHDLENGAYVIVRH
- a CDS encoding DUF512 domain-containing protein, yielding MEIKNTNRHTNIIEAIESGSIAEELGIESGDVLISVNGYPITDILDYKYQISDDYVEMTIQKKNGEIWELEIEKDTNEDIGIIFTNPLIDKAKSCRNKCIFCFIDQLPKGMRDTLYFKDDDSRLSFLQGNFITLTNLSDDEIDRIIFYKLSPINISVHTTDPELRVKMLNNKNAGRLYNILQRFSEANIEMNCQIVLCPGINDGIYLDRTLEDLAVLYPNVKSVAVVPVGVTKYRKGLFKLETYNKYTAEKLLDFINKKQKEYLKKLGSRFVFAADEFYVLAKKEIPLFDEYEGFPQLENGVGLMRLFFEEVCKALAQIDKDMQLNKKFTIATGMLAYPFMKDVADLVMSKFRDLNLQVEPIGNNFFGETITVSGLITGTDLIGQLTGKDLGDGLIIPKSMLKRDENIFLDDITVEEVEKRLNVKVIVLDVDGYEFVDFYKKYAR
- the der gene encoding ribosome biogenesis GTPase Der translates to MARPVVAIVGRPNVGKSTLFNRIAGRRIAIVEDRPGVTRDRIYAEAEWLNKYFTLIDTGGIEPDTEDIILSQMRRQAQIAIDTADVILFVVDGIEGLTSTDREVANMLRKSKKKVLLVCNKIDTPMTPDTIYEFYELGLGDPIAISASQGLGIGDLLDAVIEHFPEDKDTEYEEGVIKVAVIGKPNAGKSSLINKILGEERVIVSDIPGTTRDAIDTPFQVGEDKFVFIDTAGIRRRKKINENVEKYSVIRSLTAIERADVCLLVIDSLESVTEQDAKIAGYAHENGKATIIIMNKWDLVEKDDKTYLRYEKEIRERLSFMSYAPILFISAKTGQRVNRIIDLIKKVSNNHSMRISTGVLNDIIGEAVLMNQPPSDKGRRLKIYYGTQVGIKPPKFVIFINDIELMHFSYQRYLENQIRQTFGFEGTPIQLEFKEKGD
- the plsY gene encoding glycerol-3-phosphate 1-O-acyltransferase PlsY is translated as MYKILLVLLLSYLIGNINTAYLIGKIFENKDIRNYGSGNAGATNALRVFGVKIAAITFLFDLLKAVIAVILGKMILGETGMFLSGVSVVVGHNWPVLLNFKGGKGIASTIGVMLVVNYKIAIICVAIGLIIVIRSKYVSLGSVITMALLPIIGLIINRPFNLDFLIFTLILSVMAIYRHKENISRLLKGQERKIGQRV